From Haloglomus litoreum, the proteins below share one genomic window:
- a CDS encoding DUF7331 family protein — protein sequence MFRRREGHDADLDPVITPEDDSLPSVDPERYGAFDTRNGETVLYDSDAKGAWIRADHSVTVDR from the coding sequence ATGTTCCGGCGTCGCGAGGGACACGATGCCGACCTGGACCCCGTCATCACCCCCGAAGACGACTCGCTGCCGAGCGTGGATCCGGAGCGCTACGGCGCCTTCGACACCCGGAACGGGGAGACAGTGCTGTACGACAGCGACGCGAAGGGGGCCTGGATCCGCGCCGACCACTCCGTCACGGTTGACCGGTAA
- a CDS encoding DUF7331 family protein, whose amino-acid sequence MATNESEAETSDLAAVITPEDDSLPSIHPERYGAFETRNGETILYDSDAKGAWIRSDTSVDLGR is encoded by the coding sequence ATGGCCACGAACGAGAGCGAGGCGGAGACGAGCGACCTGGCGGCCGTCATCACCCCGGAGGACGACTCGCTGCCGAGCATCCACCCGGAGCGATACGGGGCGTTCGAGACCCGTAACGGCGAGACGATCCTCTACGACAGCGACGCGAAGGGGGCCTGGATCCGCTCCGACACCTCGGTCGACCTCGGTCGGTAG
- a CDS encoding A24 family peptidase, translated as MLGSELAGVVPPRTDYGTVADLLRLLVVPAFGYAAYRDIRTRRVDGRLWAPLVVVGLVALLLDFSRVGTTSFSGERFLFRVGVSLGLVGSLGYLFWRLGAFGGADAKAIMTLSLCFPVYPSYTLPVGSVPDHRAPLGVFSLTILTNTVLAGLAYPLVLAAGNAARGRFALPMAIGRPVGVESVTERYGRLLETPAGFTRSGLDLDTLRMYLRWRGTTLSAVRDAPAAFRDPDSVPPPGARNDPTSGSVAEGDPVTDGGSPDAERPRIDDGEGRGDGGTVLPAPGVPTTDTPATPAVRRVDAWGAAAFLDDVGHAYGANAADLRAALALLTESDREAVWVSPGIPFVVPMFVGLVLALVVGDVLLLLLGAT; from the coding sequence GTGCTCGGGTCCGAACTCGCCGGGGTGGTGCCGCCACGGACCGACTACGGGACGGTGGCCGACCTGCTGCGACTGCTCGTCGTTCCCGCCTTCGGCTACGCCGCGTACCGGGACATCCGGACCCGGCGGGTCGACGGGCGGCTGTGGGCGCCGCTCGTCGTCGTCGGACTCGTCGCCCTGCTGCTTGACTTCTCGCGGGTCGGGACGACCTCGTTCTCCGGCGAGCGGTTCCTCTTCCGGGTGGGCGTCTCGCTGGGGCTCGTGGGGTCGCTGGGCTACCTGTTCTGGCGGCTGGGCGCCTTCGGCGGGGCCGACGCGAAGGCCATCATGACGCTCTCGCTGTGCTTCCCCGTCTATCCGAGCTACACGCTCCCGGTCGGGAGTGTCCCCGACCACCGGGCGCCGCTGGGCGTGTTCTCCCTGACGATCCTCACGAACACCGTGCTGGCGGGACTGGCCTACCCACTGGTGCTGGCCGCCGGCAACGCCGCTCGCGGCCGGTTCGCCCTTCCGATGGCCATCGGCCGGCCGGTGGGGGTCGAGTCGGTCACCGAGCGGTACGGCCGGCTGCTGGAGACGCCCGCCGGCTTCACGCGGAGCGGCCTCGACCTGGACACGCTGCGGATGTACCTCCGCTGGCGCGGGACGACGCTGTCGGCCGTCCGGGACGCACCGGCGGCGTTCCGCGACCCCGACTCGGTGCCCCCGCCCGGGGCGCGCAACGACCCCACCAGCGGCTCCGTCGCGGAGGGTGACCCGGTGACGGATGGCGGGTCGCCGGATGCCGAGCGGCCGAGGATCGACGACGGCGAGGGCCGCGGAGACGGGGGCACCGTCCTGCCGGCCCCCGGTGTCCCGACGACGGACACGCCCGCGACCCCCGCGGTGCGACGGGTCGATGCATGGGGCGCCGCGGCGTTCCTCGATGACGTGGGCCACGCCTACGGCGCGAACGCGGCGGACCTGCGTGCCGCGCTGGCGCTGCTGACCGAGTCCGACCGCGAGGCGGTGTGGGTGTCACCGGGTATCCCGTTCGTGGTGCCGATGTTCGTCGGCCTCGTCCTCGCGCTGGTCGTCGGCGACGTGTTGCTCCTGCTGCTGGGGGCGACCTGA
- the hisI gene encoding phosphoribosyl-AMP cyclohydrolase, which yields MSETASEADAEEIGVDLDFGDDGLVPAVAQDAGTGEVLMLAYVDREALAATRETGYAHYHSRSRDELWKKGGSSGHVQRVREVRVDCDGDALLYRVEQEGGACHTGFESCFYRTLDGDEVGERVFDPDAVYEDG from the coding sequence ATGAGCGAGACAGCGTCGGAGGCCGACGCCGAGGAGATCGGCGTGGACCTCGACTTCGGCGACGACGGGCTGGTCCCTGCCGTCGCACAGGACGCCGGGACCGGCGAGGTGCTGATGCTGGCCTACGTCGACCGCGAGGCGCTGGCGGCCACGCGCGAGACGGGCTACGCCCACTACCACTCGCGGTCGCGCGACGAGCTGTGGAAGAAGGGCGGCTCCAGCGGCCACGTCCAGCGGGTCCGCGAGGTCCGGGTGGACTGCGACGGTGACGCGCTGCTCTACCGGGTCGAGCAGGAGGGTGGCGCCTGCCACACCGGGTTCGAGAGCTGCTTCTACCGCACCCTCGACGGCGACGAGGTGGGCGAGCGCGTCTTCGACCCCGACGCGGTCTACGAGGACGGATGA
- a CDS encoding DUF7118 family protein produces MTSSQHEAADTDGGEESATTLVAELDAAETEFERLRERVDEYGVDALDRVTGACEQVDRLFERYEDRATDYDDFQGYVEFQDTFVEFVADLPEDLPARDAFEAADETFQRSRLKEKHFAQAREDLQPARDLAQLYEDWQTARQRYSDARYAVAQRLEAVEARIADLEQTLEWGAADLDAPVERLRDPIETYDDAVRAAFTDLRRDAPAHETLDTLAAAADAPLLEARRPPSRLLEYVHDTEVGEESVTKLLEYAGYSNSKLGHYVDDPAAFQRCVAANETYLDRLDADPLTVGWPPPTAAELRWWADAAESVVRRFAPEDVVAALREVRELTHDADYDRLQEAAVARVELGERERERLRNGDVEADLAAAREAHDLLDAALAEHPPLEER; encoded by the coding sequence ATGACCAGCTCACAGCATGAGGCGGCGGACACGGACGGCGGCGAGGAGAGCGCCACCACACTGGTCGCGGAACTGGACGCGGCGGAGACGGAGTTCGAGCGCCTCCGCGAGCGCGTCGACGAGTACGGCGTCGACGCGCTCGACCGCGTCACGGGCGCCTGCGAACAGGTCGACCGGCTGTTCGAGCGCTACGAGGACCGCGCCACCGACTACGACGACTTCCAGGGGTACGTCGAGTTCCAGGACACCTTCGTCGAGTTCGTGGCGGACCTGCCGGAGGACCTGCCCGCCCGCGACGCGTTCGAGGCGGCCGACGAGACGTTCCAGCGCTCGCGCCTGAAGGAGAAGCACTTCGCGCAGGCGCGCGAGGACCTCCAGCCCGCTCGCGACCTGGCGCAGCTGTACGAGGACTGGCAGACCGCCCGGCAGCGCTACAGCGACGCCCGATACGCCGTCGCCCAGCGACTGGAGGCCGTCGAGGCACGCATCGCCGACCTGGAGCAGACGCTGGAGTGGGGTGCGGCCGACCTCGACGCGCCGGTCGAGCGGCTGCGCGACCCCATCGAGACGTACGACGATGCCGTCCGGGCGGCGTTCACCGACCTCCGGCGCGACGCTCCCGCACACGAGACGCTCGACACCCTCGCGGCGGCGGCCGACGCGCCGCTGCTGGAGGCCCGCCGCCCACCCAGCCGCCTGCTGGAGTACGTCCACGATACCGAGGTCGGTGAGGAGTCGGTGACGAAACTCCTGGAGTACGCGGGCTACTCGAACTCGAAGCTGGGGCACTACGTCGACGACCCCGCGGCGTTCCAGCGCTGCGTGGCCGCCAACGAGACCTACCTCGACCGGCTCGACGCCGACCCACTGACGGTGGGCTGGCCGCCGCCGACCGCCGCGGAGCTGCGCTGGTGGGCCGACGCCGCCGAGTCCGTCGTCCGGCGGTTCGCGCCCGAGGACGTGGTGGCGGCGCTGCGCGAGGTCAGGGAGCTGACCCACGACGCCGACTACGACCGGCTGCAGGAGGCGGCGGTCGCGCGCGTGGAACTGGGCGAGCGCGAACGCGAGCGCCTGCGGAACGGCGACGTCGAGGCCGACCTCGCGGCGGCCCGCGAGGCCCACGACCTGCTCGATGCGGCACTGGCGGAACACCCGCCGCTGGAGGAGCGCTGA
- a CDS encoding zinc-binding dehydrogenase, protein MKAVYYEEHGDTDVIQYDELPDPEVGRDECLVEMKAGGLNHLDVWTRRGMPSPGEFPHIPGSDGAGVVTEVGEDVTRFEAGDRVAVAPATSCGTCEFCRDGDRSLCENFMLIGEHTTGVHSEYSALAEDNLVPIPDDVSFVRAAAAPLVFQTAWRMLTTRAEVKQGEKVLVHGASGGVGHAAVQIAANAGAEVWATASSEAKLELAAECGADHLINYDEEDFVSAIKGDTDGRGADVVVDHIGAATWQDSIKACTQGARLVTCGATTGPKPETNITQIFWKQLDIMGSTMGTPGEMDDVLSLVWDGTFTPYVREVLPMSETARAHEMLQDREGFGSVVVVPDDEYEEGSYGDVTGSI, encoded by the coding sequence ATGAAGGCCGTCTATTACGAGGAGCACGGCGACACCGACGTCATCCAGTACGACGAGCTGCCGGACCCCGAGGTCGGCCGCGACGAGTGCCTGGTCGAGATGAAGGCCGGCGGACTGAACCACCTCGACGTCTGGACCCGGCGCGGGATGCCCAGCCCGGGCGAGTTCCCGCACATCCCCGGCAGCGACGGCGCGGGCGTCGTCACGGAGGTCGGCGAGGACGTGACCCGGTTCGAGGCGGGCGACCGCGTCGCCGTCGCGCCGGCCACCTCCTGCGGGACCTGCGAGTTCTGCCGGGACGGCGACCGCTCGCTCTGTGAGAACTTCATGCTCATCGGCGAGCACACGACCGGCGTCCACTCCGAGTACAGCGCGCTCGCCGAGGACAACCTCGTCCCCATCCCCGACGACGTGAGCTTCGTCCGCGCGGCGGCCGCGCCGCTCGTGTTCCAGACCGCGTGGCGGATGCTCACCACGCGCGCCGAGGTCAAGCAGGGCGAGAAGGTGCTCGTCCACGGCGCCTCCGGCGGCGTGGGCCACGCCGCGGTCCAGATCGCCGCCAACGCCGGCGCCGAGGTGTGGGCCACGGCCTCCAGCGAGGCCAAGCTCGAACTGGCCGCGGAGTGTGGCGCCGACCACCTCATCAACTACGACGAGGAGGACTTCGTGAGCGCCATCAAGGGCGACACGGACGGCCGCGGGGCCGACGTGGTGGTCGACCACATCGGCGCGGCCACCTGGCAGGACTCCATCAAGGCCTGCACGCAGGGCGCCCGCCTGGTCACCTGCGGCGCGACCACCGGCCCGAAGCCCGAGACCAACATCACGCAGATCTTCTGGAAGCAGCTGGACATCATGGGCTCGACGATGGGCACGCCGGGTGAGATGGACGACGTCCTCTCGCTGGTGTGGGACGGCACGTTCACGCCGTACGTCCGTGAGGTCCTGCCGATGAGCGAGACGGCTCGCGCCCACGAGATGCTCCAGGACCGCGAGGGCTTCGGCAGCGTCGTCGTCGTCCCCGACGACGAGTACGAGGAAGGCTCGTACGGCGACGTGACCGGCAGCATCTGA
- a CDS encoding MogA/MoaB family molybdenum cofactor biosynthesis protein, which yields MSDDGHNHDHAHEEEPDPHDHDHSHDHDHGGHSHHAHDVETISAGVVTVSSTRSVKDDPAGDAIVKAFEDGGHEVEVRELVNDDLDGIQSTVDRLVARDDVNTVVTTGGTGVTPDDVTIDAVRPVLRTELPGFGELFRRLSYEEVGTRVVGTRALAGIARGVPVFCLPGSENAARLGAEEIIVPEAPHLAGLADRGADRETAAAADADAEGSGPESDGE from the coding sequence ATGAGCGACGACGGACACAACCACGACCACGCACACGAGGAGGAGCCCGACCCGCACGACCACGACCACTCGCACGACCACGACCACGGTGGCCACTCGCACCACGCCCACGACGTCGAGACCATCAGCGCGGGGGTGGTCACCGTCTCCTCGACGCGGAGCGTGAAGGACGACCCCGCCGGCGACGCCATCGTGAAGGCGTTCGAGGACGGCGGCCACGAGGTCGAGGTCCGCGAACTCGTCAACGACGACCTGGACGGCATCCAGTCCACCGTCGACCGGCTGGTCGCGCGTGACGACGTGAACACGGTCGTCACCACCGGTGGAACGGGCGTGACGCCGGACGACGTGACCATCGACGCCGTGCGACCGGTCCTGCGGACCGAGCTGCCGGGCTTCGGCGAGCTGTTCCGGCGGCTCTCATACGAGGAGGTCGGCACCCGTGTCGTCGGTACGCGTGCGCTCGCGGGCATCGCGCGCGGTGTCCCCGTCTTCTGTCTCCCCGGGAGCGAGAACGCGGCCCGGCTCGGGGCCGAGGAGATCATCGTCCCGGAGGCACCCCACCTCGCGGGCCTGGCCGACCGCGGCGCGGACCGGGAGACGGCCGCGGCTGCCGACGCGGACGCGGAGGGGTCCGGCCCCGAGTCCGACGGGGAGTGA
- the rtcA gene encoding RNA 3'-terminal phosphate cyclase — MLELDGSAGGGQLLRTALGLSAVTGRSFEMTGIRGDRPDPGLKPQHLAAVEAVAAACDAAVADAEYGSETLTFEPGPVRPGEYEVDIDTAGSVLLVFDALVPLSVALDRDEELVVRATGGTDVKWAPTTDHYRRVKLPLARRAGIDARVALSRRGFFPVGGGEASLRLGSADPSPLELTGAGPTERLAVHSVAAEALADADVAERGARAARQALRDLTRLPVETHPEYVETDSAGAVLTVVAHGPDAGAGFDGLGEQGKPMEDVAGDAVGAFDRFRRAGGTAEGGPAVDVHTADQLAVVLALAGGEVTTRRLTDHLRTNRDLVAAFGGSLELDGGDPATVRCDDPLVG, encoded by the coding sequence ATGCTCGAACTCGACGGGAGCGCCGGCGGCGGCCAGCTCCTGCGGACGGCGCTCGGCCTGTCGGCGGTCACCGGCCGGTCGTTCGAGATGACCGGCATCCGTGGCGACCGCCCGGACCCCGGGCTGAAGCCACAGCACCTCGCCGCGGTCGAGGCCGTCGCGGCCGCCTGCGACGCCGCGGTGGCGGACGCCGAGTACGGCTCCGAGACGCTGACGTTCGAGCCCGGCCCCGTCCGCCCGGGCGAGTACGAGGTGGACATCGACACCGCGGGCAGCGTGCTGCTCGTGTTCGATGCACTCGTGCCCCTCTCGGTCGCGCTCGACCGGGACGAGGAACTCGTCGTGCGCGCGACCGGCGGGACGGACGTGAAGTGGGCACCGACGACCGACCACTACCGGCGCGTGAAGCTCCCGCTGGCGCGGCGGGCCGGCATCGACGCCCGCGTGGCCCTCTCACGGCGTGGGTTCTTCCCGGTAGGCGGGGGCGAGGCCAGCCTCCGACTCGGGAGCGCCGACCCCAGCCCGCTCGAACTGACAGGCGCCGGGCCGACCGAACGGCTCGCCGTGCACTCGGTCGCCGCCGAGGCGCTCGCGGACGCCGACGTGGCCGAGCGCGGCGCCCGCGCCGCCCGGCAGGCGCTCCGGGACCTGACCCGGCTCCCGGTCGAGACCCACCCCGAGTACGTCGAGACGGACTCGGCGGGCGCCGTCCTGACGGTGGTCGCGCACGGCCCGGACGCCGGCGCGGGCTTCGACGGCCTCGGGGAGCAGGGGAAACCGATGGAGGACGTGGCCGGCGACGCCGTCGGCGCGTTCGACCGGTTCCGGCGGGCGGGTGGGACTGCCGAGGGTGGCCCGGCCGTCGACGTGCATACGGCGGACCAGCTCGCCGTGGTGCTGGCGCTAGCCGGCGGCGAGGTGACGACACGCCGGCTCACCGACCACCTGCGGACGAACCGGGACCTCGTGGCGGCGTTCGGCGGCAGCCTGGAACTCGACGGCGGCGACCCAGCGACCGTCCGGTGTGACGACCCGCTCGTCGGGTGA
- a CDS encoding 5-formyltetrahydrofolate cyclo-ligase: MDKQSLRERVWDALEDEGVARFPFPPHGRIPNFAGADAAAERLTGTEAWRAAETVKANPDAPQLPVRRAALRAGKIVYMAVPRLRDERCFLELDPDVLEDYDAATTVSGIGEHGRQVGPDEMPEVDLVVSGSVAVSASGARIGKGEGFSDLEWAVLRELGLVDEGTPVATTVHELQVRDEEWVTDEHDAALDLVVTPERTVETGAAGKPRGIDWSLLSEADVAEMPVLERFRE; this comes from the coding sequence ATGGACAAGCAGTCCCTCCGCGAGCGGGTGTGGGACGCGCTGGAGGACGAAGGGGTCGCGCGGTTCCCCTTCCCGCCGCACGGCCGCATCCCCAATTTCGCGGGCGCCGATGCGGCGGCCGAGCGCCTGACCGGGACCGAGGCGTGGCGCGCCGCAGAGACGGTGAAGGCGAACCCGGATGCCCCCCAGCTTCCGGTCCGCCGGGCCGCGCTCCGCGCCGGGAAGATCGTCTACATGGCGGTCCCGCGCCTGCGCGACGAGCGGTGCTTCCTCGAACTCGACCCCGATGTGCTGGAGGATTACGATGCCGCGACCACCGTCAGCGGCATCGGCGAGCACGGCCGGCAGGTCGGGCCCGACGAGATGCCCGAGGTCGACCTCGTCGTCTCGGGGAGCGTCGCCGTCTCGGCGTCGGGCGCACGCATCGGGAAGGGCGAGGGGTTCAGTGACCTGGAGTGGGCAGTCCTCCGGGAACTCGGCCTCGTGGACGAGGGGACGCCGGTGGCGACGACGGTCCACGAGCTACAGGTGCGCGACGAGGAGTGGGTGACTGACGAGCACGACGCGGCGCTGGATCTGGTGGTCACGCCCGAGCGGACCGTCGAGACCGGCGCGGCGGGGAAACCGAGAGGCATCGACTGGTCGCTGCTGTCCGAGGCGGATGTCGCTGAGATGCCCGTTCTGGAGAGATTTAGAGAATAA